The Osmerus eperlanus chromosome 22, fOsmEpe2.1, whole genome shotgun sequence genome window below encodes:
- the LOC134008708 gene encoding transcription factor Sox-10-like, with protein sequence MSGEDHSLSEAELSPGVSDDGQSLSPAHSGANGGRDSPLNGQSQQLTGLCGAEGGEDGGLVAKTEQEDGRFPIGIREAVSQVLDGYDWTLVPMPVRVNNGSKSKPHVKRPMNAFMVWAQAARRKLADQYPHLHNAELSKTLGKLWRLLNESDKRPFIEEAERLRKQHKKDYPEYKYQPRRRKNGKLGATSETDSQGEGEGGHAPAHYKALHLEHGGHNGGGAGSPLADLHHHHHHHHHSAGQGHSPPTPPTTPKTELQSGKMGEGKREGGGGSAGSRGALGVGVVVGVEGGTGSSSAGGKPHIDFGAVDIGEISHEVMSNIEPFDVNEFDQYLPPNGHPGVGQGAAAPGSSATSYAYALAAASGHSAAWLSKQQQASPSPTSSASSSDPSKAQIKSESASHYGDSPSSSSASGAHVTYAPLSLPHYGSAFPSLPSRAQFEYGDHQATGAYYTHSSQAPGLYSAFSYMGPTQRPLYTTIGDPSSVAPSHSPTHWEQPVYTTLTRP encoded by the exons ATGTCCGGAGAGGATCACAGCTTGTCCGAGGCGGAGTTGAGTCCCGGGGTCTCCGATGATGGCCAATCGCTATCACCGGCGCATTCCGGGGCAAACGGTGGTCGGGACTCGCCGCTCAACGGCCAGTCACAGCAGCTGACCGGGCTTTGTGGCGCGGAAGGGGGGGAAGACGGTGGATTAGTTGCCAAGACAGAACAAGAGGATGGCCGTTTTCCCATTGGCATTCGCGAAGCTGTCAGCCAGGTGCTCGACGGATATGATTGGACGCTCGTGCCCATGCCCGTGCGCGTAAATAACGGGAGCAAGAGCAAGCCGCACGTGAAGAGACCCATGAATGCCTTCATGGTATGGGCGCAGGCAGCGCGCCGGAAACTGGCGGACCAATACCCTCACCTCCACAACGCGGAACTCAGCAAAactctggggaaattgtggag gCTCCTGAACGAGAGCGACAAGAGGCCTTTCATCGAGGAGGCGGAGCGCCTGAGGAAGCAGCACAAGAAGGACTACCCAGAGTACAAGTACCAGCCCCGGCGCCGCAAGAACGGCAAGCTGGGGGCCACCTCCGAGACCGACAGCCAAGGGGAGGGTGAAGGCGGCCACGCCCCGGCCCACTACAAGGCGCTGCACCTGGAGCACGGCGGCCACAACGGAGGGGGCGCCGGGTCGCCTCTGGCGGaccttcatcatcaccatcatcatcaccaccattctgcag GTCAAGGTCACAgccctcccacaccccccaccaccccaaagacggagctgcagtctgggaagATGggcgaggggaagagggagggcggaggagggtcAGCGGGTTCCCGCGGagccctgggggtgggggtggtggtgggggtggagggcggCACCGGCTCTTCCTCAGCAGGGGGTAAACCCCACATCGACTTTGGCGCCGTGGACATCGGCGAGATCAGCCACGAGGTGATGTCCAACATCGAGCCCTTCGACGTCAACGAGTTCGACCAGTACCTCCCCCCCAACGGGCATCCCGGAGTCGGCCAGGGCGCCGCCGCCCCCGGTTCCTCCGCCACGTCGTACGCGTACGCCCTCGCCGCCGCCAGCGGACACTCGGCGGCCTGGCTGTCCAAGCAGCAGCAGGCCTCGCCCTCCCCCacgtcctccgcctcctcctccgaccCCTCCAAGGCCCAGATCAAGAGCGAGTCCGCGAGCCACTACGGCGACTCCCCCTCGTCGTCCTCGGCGTCGGGGGCCCACGTCACCTACGCCCCCCTCAGCCTACCCCACTACGGCTCGGCCTTCCCCTCGCTGCCCTCCAGGGCCCAGTTTGAGTACGGGGACCACCAGGCGACAGGGGCCTACTACACTCACTCCAGCCAGGCTCCAGGGCTGTACTCGGCCTTCTCCTACATGGGGCCCACACAGAGGCCCCTGTACACCACCATAGGAGACCCCTCCAGTGTTGCTCCTTCCCACAGCCCAACACACTGGGAGCAGCCCGTCTACACCACCCTCACGAGaccctga
- the LOC134008530 gene encoding junction plakoglobin-like, whose amino-acid sequence MEMQMGEPEGLVKVSEWQQTYYAGDSGIQSGATTVRDDEGTEYSSSKHYTVTTVTAAHPAEVESQYTMTRAQRVRAAMFPETVAEGTAILSTQTDPSQMTNVQRLAEPSQMLKTAIVHLINYQDDAELATRAIPELTKLLNDEDQVVVNKAALIVNQLTRKEASRRALMASPQMVAAVVRAMQNTGDMETARATASILHNLSHQREGLLSIFKSGGIPALVRMLSSPMESVLFYAITTLHNLLLHQEGAKMAVRLADGLQRMVPLLKKSNPKFLAITTDCLQLLSYGNQESKLIILANGGPEGLVHIMRNYSYEKLLWTTSRVLKVLSVCPSNKPAIVEAGGMQALGKHLTGSSQRLMQNCLWTLRNLSDAATKQDGLDSLLQVLVGLLSSDDVNMLTCSTGILSNLTCNNARNKSLVTQGNGVEALIHAVLRAGEKEDVAEPAVCALRHLTSRHPDAELAQNAVRVHYGIPAIVKLLNKPYYWPVIKAVVGLIRNLALCQENQVPLRDAGAIPRLVNLLLKAHQDAQKHGSSNKHTYQDGVRMEEIVEGCTGALHIMARDPESRGEIASMQTIPLFVQLLYSPVENVKRVAAGALCELAQDKQSAELIDAEGASAPLMELLHSNNEGIATYAAAVLFRISDDKNPDYKKRVSVELTHSLFKHDPAAWEMAHNTVPMEAGYGAEEMDQVYHPGYHGGYPSDMPDVMDGEVMGMGMPEEYQASMGYDMRPPYSDNY is encoded by the exons ATGGAAATGCAAA tggGCGAGCCCGAGGGCCTGGTCAAGGTGTCTGAGTGGCAGCAGACGTACTACGCCGGAGACTCCGGGATCCAGTCGGGGGCGACCACGGTGCGCGACGACGAGGGGACCGAGTACAGCAGCAGCAAGCACTACACCGTCACCACGGTCACCGCTGCGCACCCtgccg aGGTGGAGTCCCAGTACACCATGACGAGGGCCCAGCGCGTCCGCGCCGCCATGTTCCCCGAGACGGTGGCGGAGGGCACGGCCATCCTGTCCACGCAGACCGACCCGTCCCAGATGACCAACGTGCAGCGGCTGGCCGAGCCCTCGCAGATGCTCAAGACGGCCATCGTCCACCTCATCAACTACCAGGACGACGCGGAGCTGGCCACGCGTGCCATCCCCGAGCTCACCAAGCTGCTCAACGACGAGGACCAg gtggTCGTCAACAAGGCGGCGCTGATCGTCAACCAGCTGACCCGCAAGGAGGCGTCCCGCCGCGCGCTGATGGCGTCTCCCCAGATGGTGGCGGCGGTGGTGCGCGCCATGCAGAACACGGGCGACATGGAGACGGCGCGGGCCACGGCCAGCATCCTGCACAACCTGTCCCACCAGAGGGAGGGGCTCCTGTCCATCTTCAAGTCGGGCGGCATCCCCGCGCTGGTCCGCATGCTCAG CTCTCCCATGGAGTCGGTGCTTTTCTACGCCATCACCACCCTGCACAACCTGCTGCTGCACCAGGAGGGAGCCAAGATGGCGGTGCGCCTGGCCGACGGCCTGCAGAGGATGGTGCCCCTGCTGAAGAAGAGCAACCCCAAGTTCCTGGCCATCACCACCGACTGCCTGCAGCTGCTGTCCTACGGCAACCAGGagagcaag ctgatCATCCTGGCGAACGGGGGTCCCGAGGGGCTTGTCCACATCATGAGGAACTACAGCTACGAGAAGCTGCTCTGGACCACCAGCCGGGTGCTCAAGGTCCTCTCCGTGTGCCCAAGCAACAAGCCCGCCATCGTCGAGGCCG GTGGGATGCAGGCGCTGGGGAAACACCTGACTGGCTCGAGCCAGCGTCTCATGCAGAACTGCCTGTGGACGCTGAGGAACCTGTCGGACGCCGCCACGAAGCAG gacgGCCTGGACAGCCTGCTGCAAGTCCTGGTCGGCCTCCTCAGCTCCGACGACGTCAACATGCTCACCTGCTCCACGGGCATCCTGTCCAACCTGACCTGCAACAACGCGCGCAACAAGTCCCTGGTCACCCAGGGCAACGGCGTGGAGGCGCTCATCCACGCCGTTCTGCGCGCCGGCGAGAAGGAGGACGTGGCCGAGCCGGCCGTGTGCGCCCTGCGGCACCTGACCTCGCGCCACCCGGACGCCGAGCTGGCGCAGAACGCCGTGCGCGTCCACTATGGCATCCCCGCCATCGTCAAGCTGCTCAACAAGCCCTACTACTGGCCCGTCATCAAg GCTGTGGTGGGTCTGATCCGTAACCTGGCACTGTGCCAGGAAAACCAGGTGCCCCTGAGGGACGCGGGTGCCATCCCTCGCCTGGTCAACCTGCTCCTGAAGGCCCACCAGGACGCCCAGAAGCACGGATCCTCCAACAAGCACACCTACCAG gatGGAGTGAGAATGGAGGAGATTGTGGAGGGCTGCACAGGAGCCCTGCACATCATGGCCCGAGAcccagagagcaggggagagatcGCCAGCATGCAAACCATCCCACTGTTTGTGCAG CTGCTCTACTCGCCGGTGGAGAACGTGAAGCGCGTGGCGGCGGGGGCGCTGTGCGAGCTGGCGCAGGACAAGCAGTCGGCCGAGCTGATCGACGCCGAGGGCGCCTCCGCGCCTCTGATGGAGCTGCTGCACTCCAACAACGAGGGCATcg CCACCTACGCCGCCGCCGTCCTCTTCCGCATCTCCGACGACAAGAACCCCGACTACaagaagcgcgtgtccgtggaGCTCACCCACTCCCTCTTCAAGCACGACCCCGCTGCCTGGGAAATG gcaCACAACACCGTCCCCATGGAGGCTGGCTACGGAGCAGAAG AGATGGACCAAGTCTACCACCCGGGCTACCATGGTGGATACCCGAGTGACATGCCCGATGTCATGGATGGGGAGGTGATGGGCATGGGCATGCCTGAGGAATACCAGGCCAGCATGGGCTACGACATGAGGCCACCGTACTCTGACAACTACTAG